From Etheostoma cragini isolate CJK2018 chromosome 3, CSU_Ecrag_1.0, whole genome shotgun sequence:
TTGCAAACCGATACGTAACTGCCGATAAAGTCGAGAATTCTTTGAAACTCTGACATTTTCTAACGGACTTTTTACGAGAATATTGGTGAGTTTTGTCTTGCTTTGGAGCAATGTGTTGTTTGGTTTCCTAGAAAATAATCCACAAAAATAGCAGGGGTATAAAGATAGATCTTTATTTAATTAACACTTTAGTATAAATGTGCCAGTCAAAAATAGTTAGTAAACCTTACATAATACCTAGAACCtaaaaatgagaaattaaaaCCATGTCCAGTTCCACAATTAAACCCATCTGATAgttttgtattaatatttatttattataataataaaaaatgtagttgTCTGATTAGCAGTCCAGACTGGaatgtcacactaaatgcttgctcttgggagaATTACTGCAATTGTTCAATGGGTCTTTGTAAAGGACAGTGTGGTCTAACCTACTCCATCTGTCCTGAGAGAACGCCTCTTATGATTtgatatactataaataaaatgtaattgaattaagACGTGGAAACTCTTCTCCAGTCCCTTTCAGCAGTGATCTGCTGTCCACACTGAGACTGAatgtgggttaaaaaaaatatatactgtatcttccTAAATGTGATCCTTTTACAAAATGTCCTTGTAACGATAATGAAAACAGGTCCCAACATTTAATATGAAACAGGCGTTACACGCGCTAAATTAAAGCGGCTCATCTAACTAAAGTAAAACACAAGTGAACACAGGGATATTTAGGGtttcaaaaacaggaaacagaatcaGGCGTTACAGTATGCGGTGTAATAGTGCGTCCCATTCACCTCGGAACTCGGACCGGAGTTGGGAATGACGTCACATCCGAGGTAAATGCGTTCTATTTAACAAGtcaatgaataaaatgtattaaaaaagaagaaaaaaaatgtaacaagtcAGATTTTTCATTGTGGGGTTGCTCTATCCCTGTTAGCCATTCTATGCAGTACCAGTTTCTAACAACGCATTACGCTGGTTTTTGTGCATAACACAGCGTAACATGTCTTCAGATAGAAGTTGGACAGGGCAGGTTTGTTTGTATTGACAGGTTCAGCAGCCTATCAAACTCAAGCTGCAATTACTGCTTTCTCACCTGAGCTGCATTCAGGCACCACCTTCTCTTTGCCCATTTGCGCGTTTTTTACATGAGAAATATGGGTTGATTtaaaccaaattgccccaaaatatcATGGATGCACGGGGGTACTTTGCATGGAAGCCATTTAACATTCTTtgcaggtaaaattaatgatcaatttgatatcattttgggtgttttattcaattcaattttatagcatttggaagaaaaaaaatgtaaacggTATCAAAACAGTCCTGACAAAACgtgaaaagagtaaaaaagtccaagaaaagcgacaaaaacgttgaagaaagcaacaaaaactcaaTTTTGACCCGAAAGGACAAGacggtcgacaggaagacaacacatgtGTTAAGAAAATACGGctacaaatatattaaaaataaaaaacacgtTGATATGGAACGCCTTCGTGGTCGGTCGaatctgaaccaatcagctgttagatcagctgagagcAAGGCGTTTCCCGTCATGCAGCGCCTGGCTCTCAAAACTGTGGCCGCCTTGTTCTTGTGATGTCATTGTTGCCCATGTGTGCATGAcggacacaaatctacccagcatgcattttggggaggggggggggggggggggggggggggggggggggggggggatcaattcTGCGCGGCCCTGGCTCTTTTCCAACAAACCTAGTGCCAAAGGTGGTGCACAGTTCTTAAATAGACTCCAGCATCTTTGGTATGACCCCACCTAACCCCGGTTCCCCTCCAAAGGACAACACCCCCTGCTGGTCACTTTTAATGCTTCAACTAAATGTTTTctcatgtggaaaaaaaaagtcttttcaCTGTGCAGGAGAACCACAGAGAAGATTTAAACCTATCAAATACGAGTCTCTAGTCTCGGCTCCACATCAGGACCAGCTCCTGGCTGATCTTGGGTTTCCCTGTCAGCGTTGAATCCTGGAGACCAAGTAGTAAAGCAGGAAGAAGACCAGGACCAGGCCCACGGAGACGTAGCAGAGGATGCGGCGGTTGTCTCTGCCCGATCGGACCATGGTCGAGAAGCGCTTCACGCTGCCGCTCAGCAGGCCCGTCGCACTCAGGAAGTTGGAGTCCTGGAAGGGAAAGgacaagagagagggaaaaaaaaaaaaagatagaaaccTTTACTGTAGAGAGATATATATTTAAGAAAACCTGTTGTTATCAGTACATCATATTTAGCTTGAACAAAACCCtttcacatatttaaaaaatgcattcaaatccACAAGAGCTGAGTGGAAGTAGGATttttaatagaatagaatacactTTATTGTCCCAAGGGAAAATGTGTCCTGGACATAGAGCTAAAATCTGTTGCCTCACAGCACAGACCATACTGGAATCAACATAAGACATCTTAGGACATGAGGAAAGGACACATGACTGTACGGACAACACAACATCTTAAAAAGTGACTGTCAGAATTAAAGTGCTATGTGCAAGAAGTGCTG
This genomic window contains:
- the bet1l gene encoding BET1-like protein codes for the protein MADWNRGHGSVDDMLDAENKRLAENLATKVSRLKSLAYDIDREADDQNEYLDSMDSNFLSATGLLSGSVKRFSTMVRSGRDNRRILCYVSVGLVLVFFLLYYLVSRIQR